A section of the Oncorhynchus gorbuscha isolate QuinsamMale2020 ecotype Even-year linkage group LG06, OgorEven_v1.0, whole genome shotgun sequence genome encodes:
- the LOC124037993 gene encoding protein ABHD8-like: MLTTLMDGLLCCLTGKSANVVVPIETSEPADGYEFVEVKPGRVLRVRHVIPEREVEEEPSGPGGSVHCKRKITVYRNGQLLIENLGDAVRQERLHAPNGEAEPNCTVEVELADPPSNPTPNSDTKVDKTGSVVGTGGAATAPDLTQQPRKRRRKPKRTVVIDSERKITSCKGTHADVALFFVHGVGGSLDIWGSQLDFFFRLGYEVIVPDLVGHGASSAPQIAAAYTFYALAEDMRAIFKRYARKRNILIGHSYGVSFCTFLAHEYPDQVHKVVMINGGGPTALEPSLCSIFNLPTCILHCLSPCLSWSFLKAGFAHQGAKEKQLLKDNNAFNVSSFVLRAMMSGQYWPEGDEVYHAEITVPILLVHGMYDKFVPVEEDQRMAEILLLAFLKIINEGSHMVMMECPESVNTLLHEFFLWEPDSAPKSKPRSETTNAPTASNGGATSESQVKNK; this comes from the exons ATGCTGACCACCTTAATGGACGGCCTCCTCTGCTGCCTGACGGGGAAGTCGGCCAACGTTGTGGTTCCCATAGAAACCTCAGAACCCGCTGACGGCTACGAGTTTGTGGAGGTCAAACCGGGTCGCGTCCTGCGGGTCCGACATGTCATTCCGGAacgggaggtggaggaagagccCAGCGGGCCAGGGGGAAGCGTCCACTGCAAGAGGAAGATCACAGTGTATCGTAACGGACAGCTACTGATAGAAAACCTGGGGGATGCGGTGAGACAGGAGCGGTTACATGCTCCGAACGGAGAAGCAGAACCCAACTGTACGGTAGAGGTAGAGCTCGCAGACCCACCTTCCAATCCAACTCCCAATTCTGACACCAAAGTGGACAAGACCGGGTCAGTGGTTGGGACAGGGGGAGCAGCAACggctccagatctgacccagCAGCCCCGGAAGCGACGGCGGAAGCCCAAGCGCACAGTGGTGATCGACAGCGAGAGGAAGATCACATCTTGTAAGGGGACACACGCGGACGTGGCACTGTTCTTTGTGCATGGTGTGGGTGGCTCGCTGGACATCTGGGGCAGTCAGCTGGACTTCTTCTTCCGTCTGGGCTATGAGGTCATCGTGCCAGATCTGGTAGGTCACGGGGCGAGCTCTGCGCCCCAGATCGCGGCGGCATACACGTTCTATGCCCTGGCCGAGGACATGAGGGCCATCTTTAAGAGATATGCACGGAAAAGGAACATTCTCATCGGACACTCTTATGG TGTGTCATTCTGTACATTCCTGGCCCATGAGTACCCGGACCAGGTCCACAAGGTGGTGATGATAAACGGAGGAGGCCCCACAGCCCTGGAGCCCAGCCTTTGTTCCATCTTCAACCTGCCTACCTGCATCCTGCActgcctctccccctgcctctcctggAGCTTTCTCAA GGCTGGATTTGCCCATCAGGGTGCAAAGGAGAAGCAGCTGTTGAAAGACAACAATGCTTTCAACGTGTCCTCCTTCGTGCTGCGTGCCATGATGAGTGGCCAGTACTGGCCAGAGGGCGACGAGGTGTACCATGCAGAGATCACTGTGCCCATCCTACTGGTGCACGGCATGTACGACAAGTTTGTGCCCGTGGAGGAGGATCAACGCATGGCAGAG aTCTTGCTGCTGGCCTTCCTGAAGATAATCAATGAGGGCAGTCACATGGTGATGATGGAGTGTCCCGAGAGCGTCAACACCCTCCTGCACGAGTTCTTCCTCTGGGAGCCAGACTCCGCTCCTAAATCTAAACCACGATCTGAAACCACCAATGCCCCCACTGCATCCAACGGGGGAGCAACTTCCGAAAGCCAAGTCAAGAATAAGTAG